From a region of the Methanolobus tindarius DSM 2278 genome:
- a CDS encoding YwbE family protein: MNPGSTRSNIKIGLSVGIVLKQDQRNGKITRGVVKRILTKSSTHPHGIKVQLEDGSVGRVKEIHSNE, encoded by the coding sequence ATGAATCCAGGAAGCACACGAAGTAATATTAAAATTGGCCTTTCTGTTGGAATAGTCCTCAAGCAAGACCAAAGAAATGGCAAGATAACCAGAGGTGTTGTCAAAAGGATACTGACAAAATCTTCAACACATCCACACGGAATAAAGGTTCAACTGGAAGACGGAAGTGTTGGAAGAGTAAAAGAGATTCACTCTAATGAATAA
- a CDS encoding DUF3795 domain-containing protein has translation MSIKEIGCCGAYCKTCKPFNTGNCKGCKPGYDTGERDLSKARCKIKVCCIEKGCDSCADCPEIKNCSVLSEFYGKNGYKYGKYRQATEFIRQKGYDEFLKIADNWTNAYGKYK, from the coding sequence ATGTCAATCAAAGAAATCGGCTGTTGCGGTGCATACTGCAAAACCTGCAAACCATTTAACACCGGAAACTGCAAAGGATGCAAACCTGGCTATGACACCGGTGAAAGAGATCTCAGCAAGGCCAGATGTAAAATAAAAGTCTGCTGCATCGAGAAAGGTTGTGATAGCTGTGCCGATTGTCCTGAAATTAAAAACTGTTCTGTACTTAGTGAGTTCTATGGAAAAAACGGGTATAAATATGGAAAATATCGACAGGCAACTGAGTTTATCCGGCAAAAGGGATATGATGAGTTTTTGAAGATTGCTGATAACTGGACCAATGCTTATGGTAAATATAAATAA
- a CDS encoding nucleotidyltransferase family protein, with amino-acid sequence MSLIYIQQLHEMKPELEKRFKVSSLAVFSLHVRGEQKDSSDLDILVEFSETPTRIA; translated from the coding sequence ATGTCGCTGATATATATACAGCAGCTTCATGAAATGAAGCCGGAACTTGAAAAAAGGTTTAAGGTCAGCTCTCTTGCAGTTTTTAGTCTTCATGTAAGAGGAGAGCAAAAAGACAGCAGCGACCTTGACATACTTGTGGAATTCAGTGAGACACCCACCCGGATTGCTTGA